From one Solanum lycopersicum chromosome 12, SLM_r2.1 genomic stretch:
- the LOC101267010 gene encoding uncharacterized protein, translated as MAEEAQYGAPDAGNNKRKYDDQAAPSPGPRRPTGFSAPIASLSSPDGAAPPSSYNNVPPPMDDFQLAKQKAQEIAARLLNSAEAKKPRVDNNGGGAGGYDSYEHKPIVTPSVTSSYGYPGQSKKIEIPNGRVGVIIGKGGETIKYLQLQSGAKIQVTRDMDADPNSQNRAVELMGTPDQIAKAEQLINEVLSEADSGGSGLVSRRLPGQQSGGEQFSLKVPNNKVGLVIGKGGETIKSMQARTGARIQVIPLHLPPGDTSQERTVQIDGSSEQIEAAKQLVYEVISENRARNQGMSGGYQQGYQARPPTSWAPPGAPMQQSGYGYGQPGAYPSQPSYPGYPPQPASAGYASGWDQSGAQNQQSQAGGYDYYNQQAPQQQQQAAGGSAASTDNSAYGYNQQPASGYSQGQAYAQDGYGGYHVPAPHSGGYQGSGYEQQQGYSSTAGYGNASNPTSDGQNSSYGAQTDGSQAPPPASATAQQGYHSGQQPSPNPSYPSQGSAQAGYGVPPTSQGGYGTQPAGGYAASYGAPQAQKPPTQASYGQPQQSPSAQAGYAQPAPAQPGYPQPAAQAQSGYAQADPNAQRPPSSAYGAPPAQPGYGAQSYGAPPSYGQQPPPYNSAYGAYSQPQAYASEAAPTAQSVPPSGGVAKASPPS; from the exons ATGGCAGAAGAAGCACAGTACGGTGCACCAGATGCCGGTAACAACAAGAGGAAGTACGATGATCAAGCGGCACCGTCTCCTGGTCCTCGTAGACCTACTGGATTTTCTGCTCCGATCGCTTCCTTATCTTCTCCTGACGGTGCTGCTCCTCCTTCGTCTTACAACAATGTTCCGCCGCCTATGGATGATTTCCAGTTGGCTAAGCAGAAGGCTCAGGAGATCGCTGCTAGGTTGTTGAATAGTGCTGAAGCGAAGAAACCTAGAGTTGATAATAACGGCGGTGGTGCCGGTGGATATGATTCCTATGAAC ACAAGCCCATTGTTACTCCTTCAGTTACAAGTTCATATGGTTATCCGGGGCAGAGCAAGAAGATTGAAATACCAAATGGCAGAGTTGGTGTGATTATAGGAAAAGGTGGGGAGACCATCAAGTATCTTCAACTCCAGTCTGGAGCCAAAATTCAGGTTACTAGAGACATGGATGCTGAtcctaattctcaaaacagAGCAGTTGAACTCATGGGTACTCCAGACCAAATTGCTAAGGCTGAACAGTTGATTAATGAGGTTCTTTCTGAG GCCGATTCTGGTGGTTCTGGTCTAGTTTCCCGAAGATTACCTGGACAGCAATCTGGAGGGGAACAGTTTTCCTTGAAAGTCCCTAACAACAAG GTTGGTCTTGTTATTGGAAAAGGAGGTGAAACTATAAAAAGTATGCAGGCAAGAACTGGAGCGCGTATTCAG GTGATCCCTTTGCACTTGCCTCCTGGTGACACATCGCAGGAAAGAACAGTCCAAATTGACGGGTCAAGTGAACAGATTGAGGCTGCTAAGCAGCTGGTGTATGAAGTAATTAGCGAG AATCGTGCTAGGAATCAAGGGATGTCGGGAGGATATCAACAGGGTTATCAGGCCCGGCCTCCTACAAGCTGGGCCCCTCCTGGTGCACCTATGCAACAATCTGGTTATGGCTATGGTCAGCCTGGTGCATATCCTTCTCAACCATCTTACCCTGGCTACCCTCCTCAACCTGCCTCTGCTGGATATGCCTCTGGCTGGGATCAGAGTGGTGCTCAAAATCAACAATCTCAGGCAGGAGGGTATGATTACTACAACCAACAGGCTCCACAACAACAGCAGCAAGCTGCTGGAGGTTCAGCTGCTTCAACTGATAATAGTGCCTATGGTTACAACCAGCAACCTGCCTCAGGTTACAGTCAAGGACAAGCTTATGCCCAGGATGGCTATGGTGGATATCATGTACCTGCCCCTCATTCTGGTGGGTATCAGGGTTCTGGTTATGAGCAGCAACAAGGCTATAGCTCTACTGCTGGCTATGGGAATGCCTCAAACCCAACATCAGACGGCCAGAACTCGTCGTATGGTGCCCAAACTGATGGCAGTCAAGCACCTCCACCAGCATCAGCCACAGCTCAACAAGGATATCATTCTGGCCAGCAGCCCAGCCCTAATCCTAGCTACCCATCTCAAGGCTCTGCTCAGGCTGGATATGGGGTGCCCCCAACTTCTCAAGGTGGGTATGGTACACAGCCAGCTGGAGGCTATGCTGCTAGTTATGGGGCTCCTCAGGCTCAAAAACCTCCTACTCAGGCAAGCTATGGTCAACCACAGCAGTCTCCTAGTGCACAAGCTGGTTATGCCCAGCCTGCCCCAGCGCAACCCGGGTATCCTCAACCAGCTGCTCAAGCTCAATCAGGTTATGCCCAGGCTGATCCCAACGCCCAGCGACCTCCCTCTTCTGCATATGGTGCTCCACCAGCTCAGCCAGGTTATGGTGCCCAGTCTTATGGCGCTCCGCCTAGTTATGGACAGCAGCCACCTCCTTACAACAGCGCCTATGGTGCTTACTCCCAGCCACAAGCATATGCTTCTGAAGCAGCTCCAACTGCGCAGTCTGTTCCACCTAGTGGTGGGGTTGCCAAAGCTTCACCTCCGAGTTAA